A genomic window from Pseudomonas argentinensis includes:
- the purD gene encoding phosphoribosylamine--glycine ligase, with translation MNVLIIGSGGREHALAWKVAQDKRIAKVFVAPGNAGTAFEPKCENVAIDVLDIQALADFAEQNVQLTIVGPEAPLVKGVVDLFRSRDLDIFGPTAAAAQLEGSKAFTKDFLARQNIPTADYQNFTEVEPALAYLREKGAPIVIKADGLAAGKGVIVAMTLQEAEDAVRDMLAGNAFGDAGSRVVIEEFLDGEEASFIVMVDGQNVLPMATSQDHKRVGDADSGPNTGGMGAYSPAPVVTAEVHKRVMDEVIYPTVRGMAAEGNVYTGFLYAGLMIDKAGAPKVIEFNCRFGDPETQPIMVRLESSLVLLVEAALAKALDKVEATWDPRPTVGVVLAAGGYPGDYAKGDVIEGLDDAAQLEGKVFHAGTALQDDQVVTAGGRVLCATAIGASVADAQRQAYRLAAKIHWKGMFHRNDIGYRAIARERGDN, from the coding sequence ATGAACGTATTGATCATCGGCAGCGGCGGTCGTGAACACGCCCTGGCCTGGAAAGTGGCGCAGGACAAGCGCATCGCCAAGGTCTTCGTCGCCCCCGGCAACGCCGGCACCGCCTTTGAGCCCAAGTGTGAAAACGTCGCCATCGACGTGCTGGATATCCAGGCACTGGCCGATTTCGCCGAGCAGAACGTGCAGCTGACCATCGTCGGCCCCGAAGCGCCGCTGGTGAAGGGCGTGGTCGACCTGTTCCGTTCCCGCGACCTGGACATCTTCGGTCCCACCGCCGCCGCTGCTCAGCTGGAAGGCTCCAAGGCGTTCACCAAGGATTTCCTGGCCCGGCAGAACATCCCCACTGCCGACTACCAGAACTTCACCGAGGTCGAGCCAGCCCTGGCCTACCTGCGTGAGAAAGGCGCGCCGATCGTGATCAAGGCCGACGGCCTGGCTGCGGGTAAGGGCGTGATCGTCGCCATGACCCTACAGGAAGCCGAAGACGCCGTGCGCGACATGCTCGCCGGCAATGCTTTCGGTGACGCCGGCTCGCGCGTGGTGATCGAAGAATTCCTCGATGGCGAGGAAGCCAGCTTCATCGTCATGGTCGACGGCCAGAACGTGCTGCCGATGGCCACCAGCCAGGACCACAAGCGCGTTGGCGATGCCGACAGCGGCCCGAATACCGGCGGCATGGGCGCCTACTCGCCGGCACCGGTGGTGACCGCCGAGGTGCACAAGCGGGTGATGGACGAAGTGATCTATCCGACCGTGCGCGGCATGGCCGCCGAAGGCAACGTCTACACCGGATTCCTGTACGCCGGCCTGATGATCGACAAGGCCGGCGCGCCTAAGGTCATCGAGTTCAACTGCCGCTTCGGCGATCCGGAAACCCAGCCGATCATGGTGCGCCTGGAAAGCTCCTTGGTGCTGCTGGTCGAGGCCGCACTGGCCAAGGCGCTGGACAAGGTCGAAGCGACCTGGGACCCACGTCCCACCGTGGGCGTGGTGCTGGCGGCCGGCGGCTACCCGGGCGACTACGCCAAGGGTGATGTGATCGAAGGGCTGGACGACGCCGCGCAGCTCGAAGGCAAGGTATTCCATGCCGGTACCGCCCTGCAGGACGACCAGGTGGTGACCGCGGGCGGCCGCGTGCTGTGCGCCACCGCCATCGGCGCCAGCGTGGCGGACGCCCAGCGGCAGGCCTATCGCCTGGCCGCGAAGATTCACTGGAAGGGTATGTTCCACCGTAACGACATCGGTTACCGGGCGATCGCCCGCGAGCGCGGCGACAACTGA
- the dusB gene encoding tRNA dihydrouridine synthase DusB, with product MSALSIGPYTLPNRLILAPMAGVTDQPFRQLCRRLGAGMVVSEMVTSDVRLWNTRKSSLRMIHSGDPEPRSVQIAGGDPQMLAEAARANVQLGAQIIDINMGCPAKKVCNKAAGSALLKDQPLVQAILEAVVAAVDVPVTLKIRTGWDRQNKNGVEVARIAEQSGIVALAVHGRTRADLYTGEAEYDTIAAIKQAVSIPVLANGDIDSPEKAAQVLAATGADGLLIGRAAQGRPWIFREIEHYLRTGAHCPAPALAEIERILLEHLAALHAFYGDVMGVRIARKHVGWYLATLPGAREFRAQFNRLDSQEAQCASVRQFFGERYNDEKEAAA from the coding sequence ATGTCGGCGCTAAGCATCGGCCCCTATACATTGCCCAATCGACTGATCCTGGCCCCCATGGCCGGCGTCACCGATCAGCCATTCCGGCAACTGTGCCGGCGCCTCGGCGCCGGCATGGTGGTCTCGGAAATGGTCACCAGCGATGTGCGCCTGTGGAACACGCGCAAGTCGAGCCTGCGCATGATCCACAGCGGCGATCCGGAGCCACGCTCGGTGCAGATCGCCGGCGGTGACCCGCAGATGCTCGCCGAGGCGGCCCGCGCCAATGTGCAGCTGGGCGCCCAGATCATCGACATCAACATGGGCTGCCCGGCCAAGAAGGTCTGCAACAAGGCGGCGGGCTCCGCCCTGCTCAAGGATCAGCCGCTGGTGCAGGCGATCCTCGAAGCGGTGGTCGCCGCCGTCGACGTCCCGGTCACCCTGAAGATCCGCACTGGCTGGGACCGTCAGAACAAGAACGGCGTCGAGGTCGCGCGGATTGCCGAGCAGTCTGGCATCGTCGCCCTGGCCGTGCACGGCCGCACCCGCGCCGACCTGTACACCGGCGAAGCGGAGTACGACACCATCGCCGCGATCAAGCAGGCCGTATCGATTCCGGTACTGGCCAACGGCGACATCGATTCACCGGAGAAGGCCGCCCAGGTGCTGGCCGCCACCGGTGCCGATGGCCTGCTGATCGGCCGGGCAGCCCAGGGCCGTCCGTGGATTTTCAGAGAAATTGAGCATTACCTGCGCACCGGAGCCCATTGCCCGGCCCCTGCGCTGGCCGAGATCGAACGCATCCTGCTCGAGCACCTGGCCGCCCTGCACGCCTTCTACGGCGATGTGATGGGTGTGCGCATCGCTCGCAAGCATGTGGGCTGGTACCTCGCGACGCTGCCCGGCGCCCGCGAATTCCGTGCCCAGTTCAATCGTCTGGACAGCCAGGAGGCGCAATGTGCAAGCGTTCGCCAGTTCTTCGGTGAACGCTACAACGACGAAAAAGAGGCTGCCGCATGA
- the purH gene encoding bifunctional phosphoribosylaminoimidazolecarboxamide formyltransferase/IMP cyclohydrolase, with protein sequence MTDQTTRLPVRRALISVSDKTGILEFARELVALNVEILSTGGTYKLLKDNGVAAVEVADYTGFPEMMDGRVKTLHPKIHGGILGRRALDGAVMDEHGIKPIDLVAVNLYPFAATVAKPGCDLADAIENIDIGGPTMVRSAAKNHKDVAIVVNAGDYAAVIDSLKLGGLCYAQRFDLALKAFEHTAAYDGMIANYLGTIDQGRDTLSTEDRGLFPRTFNTQFIKAQEMRYGENPHQKAAFYVEHADEACVATAVQLQGKELSFNNVADTDAALECVKSFVKPACVIVKHANPCGVAVVPEDEGGIRKAYDLAYATDTESAFGGIIAFNRELDGETAKAIVERQFVEVIIAPRISDAAREVVAAKANVRLLACGEWPAERAPGWDYKRVNGGLLVQSRDIGMITADDLKIVTQRAPSEQEIHDLIFAWKVAKFVKSNAIVYAKNRQTVGVGAGQMSRVNSARIAAIKAEHAGLPVPGAVMASDAFFPFRDGIDNAAKAGITAVIQPGGSMRDNEVIAAADEAGIAMVFTGMRHFRH encoded by the coding sequence ATGACCGACCAGACCACCCGCCTCCCCGTCCGCCGTGCGCTGATCAGCGTGTCCGACAAGACCGGCATCCTCGAATTCGCCCGCGAGCTCGTTGCCCTCAACGTGGAAATCCTCTCCACCGGCGGCACCTACAAGCTGCTCAAGGACAACGGCGTGGCAGCGGTGGAGGTGGCCGACTACACCGGCTTCCCGGAAATGATGGACGGCCGGGTGAAGACCCTGCACCCCAAGATCCACGGCGGCATCCTCGGCCGTCGCGCCCTTGACGGCGCGGTGATGGACGAGCACGGCATCAAGCCGATCGACCTGGTGGCGGTCAACCTGTACCCCTTCGCCGCCACCGTCGCCAAGCCGGGCTGTGACCTGGCCGATGCCATCGAGAACATCGACATCGGCGGGCCGACCATGGTGCGTTCGGCCGCCAAGAACCACAAGGACGTGGCCATCGTGGTCAACGCCGGCGACTACGCCGCGGTCATCGACTCCCTGAAACTGGGCGGCCTGTGCTATGCCCAGCGCTTCGACCTGGCCCTCAAGGCCTTCGAGCACACCGCCGCCTACGACGGCATGATCGCCAACTACCTGGGCACCATCGACCAGGGCCGCGACACCCTGTCCACCGAAGACCGCGGCCTGTTCCCGCGTACCTTCAACACCCAGTTCATCAAGGCGCAGGAAATGCGCTACGGCGAGAACCCGCACCAGAAGGCCGCGTTCTACGTCGAGCACGCCGATGAAGCCTGCGTGGCCACCGCCGTGCAGCTGCAGGGCAAGGAACTGTCGTTCAACAACGTGGCCGACACCGACGCCGCGCTGGAATGCGTGAAGAGCTTCGTCAAGCCGGCCTGCGTGATCGTCAAGCACGCCAACCCCTGTGGCGTCGCCGTGGTGCCGGAAGACGAAGGCGGCATCCGCAAGGCCTACGACCTGGCCTACGCCACCGACACCGAGTCGGCGTTCGGCGGCATCATCGCCTTCAACCGCGAACTGGACGGCGAAACCGCCAAGGCCATCGTCGAGCGCCAGTTCGTCGAAGTGATCATCGCCCCGAGAATCAGCGACGCCGCCCGTGAAGTGGTCGCCGCCAAGGCCAACGTGCGCCTGCTCGCGTGCGGCGAATGGCCGGCCGAGCGTGCACCGGGCTGGGACTACAAGCGGGTCAACGGCGGCCTGCTGGTGCAGAGCCGCGATATCGGCATGATCACCGCCGATGACCTGAAGATCGTCACCCAGCGCGCGCCGAGCGAGCAGGAGATCCATGACCTGATCTTCGCCTGGAAGGTGGCCAAGTTCGTCAAGTCCAACGCCATCGTCTACGCCAAGAACCGCCAGACCGTGGGCGTTGGCGCCGGCCAGATGAGCCGCGTCAACTCCGCGCGCATCGCCGCCATCAAGGCCGAACACGCCGGCCTGCCGGTACCCGGCGCGGTAATGGCCTCGGACGCCTTCTTCCCGTTCCGCGACGGCATCGACAACGCCGCCAAGGCCGGCATCACCGCGGTGATCCAGCCGGGGGGCTCGATGCGCGACAACGAAGTGATCGCCGCCGCCGACGAGGCGGGGATTGCCATGGTGTTCACCGGCATGCGCCATTTCAGGCACTAA
- a CDS encoding DUF3426 domain-containing protein yields MTESFVTQCPNCSTSFRVNLAQLAVAQGSVRCGACLQVFNAARQLREQGHHIPDMRAAAPAAPKPSAPAPAPAPALNSAAAPPPPAKPAGKADDGTLWIHDDLDLDDLDLDEELAKLEAQEQQLSRQFLELDLPTRQTPRFDDQGDDEPTEDERWAEALLRDDPPVSKLELEPLGERPTPSIDFGQPPPAKAREPVPPLPRTPGLRDVLAPSKPTAPSREEPELEPGLSLSAQRDDEPEPAPVADEHQDEEPNTPLPAPKSAQKSRPRSEPNLRGEALFDLEEEPLQLDWRPPRKPWGRWIGWGLLNLLAATALAGQYVIYHYAELARQDQYRPWFEQVCPTLGCTLPSKVDIDQIKSSNLVVRSHPEFSGALVVDAILYNRASFSQPFPLLEMRFADINGQLIASRRFKPSEYLAGELAGQAEMPPQTPIHIALDILDPGARAVNYSLNFHSPE; encoded by the coding sequence ATGACCGAAAGCTTCGTGACCCAATGCCCGAACTGCAGCACCAGTTTCCGCGTGAACCTGGCCCAGCTCGCCGTCGCCCAGGGCTCGGTACGCTGCGGCGCCTGCCTGCAGGTGTTCAATGCCGCGCGTCAGCTGCGCGAGCAGGGCCATCACATTCCGGACATGCGCGCCGCCGCCCCGGCAGCGCCAAAACCATCCGCACCCGCACCCGCACCCGCACCCGCACTCAACAGTGCAGCAGCACCGCCGCCCCCTGCCAAGCCGGCCGGCAAAGCCGACGATGGCACGCTGTGGATTCACGACGACTTGGATCTCGATGATCTGGACCTCGACGAAGAGCTGGCCAAGCTCGAAGCCCAGGAACAGCAGCTGTCGCGCCAGTTCCTCGAACTCGACCTGCCGACCCGGCAAACACCGCGCTTCGACGACCAAGGCGATGACGAGCCCACCGAAGACGAGCGCTGGGCCGAAGCCCTGCTGCGTGACGACCCACCGGTCAGCAAGCTGGAGCTCGAGCCCCTGGGCGAGCGGCCGACGCCAAGCATCGATTTCGGCCAGCCGCCGCCGGCCAAGGCGCGCGAGCCCGTACCGCCGCTGCCCAGGACGCCCGGCCTGCGCGACGTCCTCGCGCCCTCGAAGCCTACAGCGCCAAGCCGCGAGGAGCCCGAGCTCGAGCCAGGCTTGAGCCTGAGCGCGCAGCGCGACGACGAGCCCGAGCCCGCTCCGGTTGCCGACGAGCACCAGGACGAGGAGCCGAACACGCCACTGCCGGCCCCCAAGAGCGCCCAGAAGTCGCGCCCACGCAGCGAGCCGAATCTGCGCGGCGAAGCCCTGTTCGACCTTGAAGAGGAACCGCTGCAGCTCGACTGGCGCCCACCACGCAAACCCTGGGGCCGCTGGATCGGCTGGGGCCTGCTCAACCTGCTGGCCGCCACCGCGCTGGCCGGCCAATACGTGATCTATCACTACGCCGAACTGGCTCGCCAGGATCAGTACCGCCCCTGGTTCGAGCAGGTCTGCCCGACCCTCGGCTGCACCCTGCCGTCCAAGGTCGATATCGACCAGATCAAGAGCAGCAACCTGGTGGTGCGCAGCCACCCGGAATTCAGCGGCGCCCTGGTGGTAGACGCGATCCTCTACAATCGTGCATCGTTCTCGCAACCATTTCCGCTGCTGGAAATGCGTTTCGCCGATATCAACGGCCAGCTGATTGCCAGCCGCCGCTTCAAGCCCAGCGAGTACCTGGCGGGCGAACTGGCCGGCCAGGCGGAAATGCCGCCGCAAACGCCCATCCACATCGCCCTGGACATCCTCGACCCCGGTGCCCGGGCGGTGAACTACAGCCTCAACTTCCACTCGCCGGAGTGA
- the fis gene encoding DNA-binding transcriptional regulator Fis, with product MTLMNETLGSGIAPVSDNTSLKQHLNTPSEEGQTLRGSVEKALHNYFAHLEGADVTDVYNLVLTEVEAPLLETVMNYVKGNQTKASELLGLNRGTLRKKLKQYDLL from the coding sequence ATGACACTGATGAACGAGACTTTAGGAAGTGGGATTGCACCCGTGAGCGACAACACCAGTTTGAAACAGCACCTCAACACACCGAGCGAAGAAGGCCAGACCCTGCGCGGCAGCGTCGAGAAAGCCCTGCACAACTACTTCGCTCACCTTGAGGGCGCAGACGTCACCGACGTCTACAACCTGGTGCTCACCGAGGTGGAAGCGCCGCTCCTGGAGACCGTCATGAACTACGTGAAGGGCAACCAGACCAAGGCCTCCGAGCTGTTGGGCCTGAATCGCGGCACCCTGCGCAAGAAGCTCAAGCAGTACGACCTCCTCTAA